The following coding sequences lie in one Syngnathus scovelli strain Florida chromosome 1, RoL_Ssco_1.2, whole genome shotgun sequence genomic window:
- the hmgb2b gene encoding high mobility group protein B2b: protein MMRKDVNKPKGKTSAYAFFVQTCREEHRKKNPEQSVNFAEFSKKCSERWKGLSPGDKKCFEDMAKADKVRYNREMRDYVPPKGFGKRGRKRKDPNAPKRPPSAFFVFCSEYRPSVKQQYPGLSIGDCAKKLGEMWSKLTQSDKLPYEEKAQKLREKYDRDMVAYRGGVSYARNPGSSAQGGEEEEEDEGEDEEEEEEDDE from the exons ATGATGCGAAAGGATGTGAACAAGCCCAAGGGGAAGACGTCGGCGTACGCCTTCTTCGTGCAGACATGTCGAGAGGAGCATCGCAAGAAAAACCCGGAGCAGTCAGTCAACTTTGCCGAGTTTTCCAAGAAGTGCTCAGAGCGATGGAAG GGTTTGTCTCCCGGCGATAAGAAGTGTTTTGAGGACATGGCCAAGGCCGACAAAGTGCGCTACAACAGGGAGATGAGAGACTACGTCCCACCCAAAGGTTTCGGAAAGAGGGGTCGCAAGAGGAAAGACCCCAACGCACCCAAGCGGCCCCC GTCTGCGTTCTTCGTGTTCTGCAGCGAGTACCGTCCAAGTGTTAAGCAGCAGTACCCCGGCCTCTCCATAGGCGACTGCGCCAAAAAGCTGGGCGAGATGTGGAGCAAGTTGACGCAGTCCGACAAGCTGCCATATGAGGAGAAGGCGCAGAAACTCCGGGAGAAATATGACCGG GATATGGTAGCGTATCGAGGCGGGGTCTCGTATGCCAGGAACCCCGGTTCGTCCGCTCAGGGcggtgaagaagaggaggaagatgaaggcgaggatgaggaggaggaggaggaggatgatgagTAG